A genomic stretch from Sphingobacterium sp. ML3W includes:
- a CDS encoding YceI family protein, with protein MAQGKWELDAAHSEIEFKVKHMMITNVKGNFDSFQIDLDTDNDTFDNALAKVTINTASINTRNEQRDGHLKSADFFDVEKYPVITFEATSLANEQIKGNLTIRDVTRPVVFEVEFAGIQKDPWGNTKAGFIVEGKIKRSEFGLNWNAALETGGVMVSDDVKFSADIQFIKAK; from the coding sequence ATGGCACAAGGAAAATGGGAATTAGACGCTGCACATAGCGAGATAGAATTCAAAGTAAAACACATGATGATCACAAACGTTAAAGGAAACTTTGACAGTTTTCAAATAGATCTCGATACAGACAATGATACTTTTGATAATGCACTTGCAAAGGTAACTATCAATACCGCGTCAATCAATACACGAAATGAACAACGGGATGGACACTTAAAAAGTGCTGATTTTTTTGACGTAGAAAAATACCCAGTGATAACATTTGAAGCAACAAGCTTAGCGAATGAACAAATCAAAGGAAATCTGACTATCCGGGACGTGACTCGACCTGTTGTTTTTGAAGTGGAATTTGCAGGTATTCAGAAAGACCCTTGGGGAAATACCAAAGCTGGATTTATCGTAGAAGGAAAGATCAAACGCTCAGAATTTGGACTTAATTGGAATGCGGCTTTGGAAACAGGCGGCGTGATGGTGAGTGATGACGTAAAATTTAGTGCTGATATCCAGTTTATAAAAGCAAAATAA
- a CDS encoding ATP-binding protein gives MILIVDDNPDNIYSLQKLLESKNFKVDTAHSGEEALKKILKYNYALIILDVQMPDMDGFEVAENIAGFSKTKETPIIFLSAVNTDKRFITKGYDSGGLDYVTKPVDPDILMLKVKTFYRLYEQTQALKDIQQTLEMEVERRKQAQSELRSKVDYLHTLLESLPQIAFTCDHLGNIGFVNGRWFQFSDSENTFPQTHPEDRSIMAELQESLESGKPLEMEVRVKKQDESGYTYQLLRVWPILENGENNWVGTFTDIDVQKKAEKEKDEFLSIASHELKTPLTSIKAYMQLLDRKLSLDKSCPEAKYVGRVQDQVEKLNSLITDLLDLSKIDNGKLGINKKVFSLERMVQNAIDSIVQTHDQSNMELYRQGDISGLMVYGDEIRLEQVLVNFLTNAYKYAAGTEKVIVDCSVMTDVVKVSVIDFGIGIPENKLSDVFDKFYRVEETSFDFQGLGIGLYICSEIIRSHQGTIAVESSVGKGATFYFTLPLNLPTDAK, from the coding sequence ATGATATTGATAGTCGATGACAACCCAGATAATATTTATTCGTTACAAAAGTTATTGGAATCCAAAAATTTCAAAGTCGATACTGCCCATTCCGGTGAAGAGGCTTTAAAGAAGATTTTAAAATATAATTATGCTTTAATCATATTGGATGTGCAGATGCCCGATATGGATGGTTTTGAAGTTGCTGAGAACATTGCAGGATTCAGTAAGACTAAGGAGACACCGATTATATTTTTGTCTGCTGTCAATACCGATAAACGTTTTATTACAAAGGGTTATGATTCAGGAGGGCTGGATTACGTCACCAAACCTGTCGATCCGGATATCCTGATGCTCAAAGTCAAAACATTCTATCGGCTGTATGAGCAGACTCAGGCCCTCAAGGATATCCAGCAGACTTTGGAAATGGAAGTGGAAAGACGGAAGCAGGCGCAATCGGAACTTCGTTCAAAAGTTGACTATTTACATACCTTACTGGAATCTTTACCACAAATTGCTTTTACCTGTGACCATCTTGGTAATATTGGCTTTGTCAATGGCCGTTGGTTCCAGTTTTCGGACAGTGAGAACACATTCCCGCAGACGCATCCTGAAGACCGGTCGATCATGGCTGAATTGCAGGAAAGTCTTGAGTCCGGTAAACCTTTGGAAATGGAGGTACGGGTTAAAAAGCAGGATGAATCCGGTTATACATATCAATTATTAAGGGTGTGGCCCATTTTAGAGAATGGCGAAAATAATTGGGTGGGGACATTTACTGACATCGACGTCCAAAAGAAAGCGGAGAAGGAGAAGGATGAGTTTTTGAGTATTGCGAGCCATGAACTGAAAACACCGCTAACAAGCATCAAAGCTTATATGCAGCTACTTGACCGCAAGTTAAGTCTCGACAAAAGCTGCCCAGAGGCCAAGTATGTTGGCCGGGTTCAGGATCAGGTCGAAAAGCTCAACAGTTTGATCACGGATTTGCTCGATCTGTCGAAAATCGACAATGGTAAACTAGGGATCAATAAAAAGGTATTCTCGCTTGAACGAATGGTACAAAATGCCATTGATTCCATTGTTCAGACCCATGATCAGAGTAATATGGAATTGTATAGACAGGGGGATATCTCGGGACTAATGGTCTATGGTGATGAGATACGCCTGGAGCAGGTTCTTGTTAACTTTTTAACAAATGCTTATAAGTATGCCGCCGGGACAGAGAAGGTGATCGTCGATTGCAGTGTAATGACGGATGTCGTAAAAGTCAGTGTGATTGATTTTGGAATCGGTATACCTGAAAACAAACTGTCTGATGTTTTTGACAAGTTTTACCGTGTAGAAGAAACTTCCTTTGATTTCCAGGGACTGGGAATAGGGCTTTATATTTGTTCGGAAATTATCCGTAGCCATCAAGGTACCATTGCCGTCGAAAGTTCTGTCGGTAAAGGGGCCACATTTTATTTTACATTACCATTAAATCTGCCTACAGATGCCAAATAA
- a CDS encoding response regulator — translation MSKRKTVLIFEDDTIILEVITVVLTDLGFHVEVSETSHDIIQKVETTEPNLILMDNWIPNIGGVEATRLLKADDRFKHIPVIYVSANNDIESLAARAGADDFLSKPFDLEDLEDIVNKHI, via the coding sequence ATGAGTAAAAGAAAAACTGTACTGATATTTGAAGATGATACGATTATTTTGGAGGTCATAACAGTCGTGCTGACAGATTTGGGGTTTCATGTTGAAGTTTCCGAGACTTCACACGATATTATTCAAAAGGTAGAAACAACAGAACCTAATCTTATTTTGATGGATAATTGGATCCCAAATATTGGGGGAGTAGAGGCAACCCGCCTGCTGAAGGCTGATGACCGGTTTAAACATATTCCGGTTATTTATGTGTCTGCCAATAACGATATTGAATCATTAGCTGCTCGTGCAGGGGCAGATGATTTCCTATCCAAACCCTTTGATCTGGAAGATCTGGAAGATATTGTTAATAAACATATCTAA
- a CDS encoding response regulator codes for MPNKTLNNLSIGIGFSLLALLVSSIASYLGIKEQNKHRQELAVTRKIISLSNIILNSLQGAETGNRGYLLTGKENYLEPFNQALASLPGELKEIKELTKADPEQNVRVDSLFTAAQQRLAVLKESVNVKRNGGTVSLAQLDESKSAMDKCRSIIKDIIHFEDDGIDQKSINLDNSSFITTLFIVISALLSLVITAYFYFRLRADFLKRLALEKSLREKDEGIARRLNMVQKITNRIALGDYDVKAEDIEEDDLGAIAKSVNRMSKALKKSFDQLKDNDWLHMGYADLYTGLVGNKTERILTTDSVRGLVNYIGAITGAIYVFNEEKLELSGAYGLDPKAQQYFLPNEGYVGQVFVDRETKIINNINTEDYIVSFASGKVNVQHLIFVPIVLADQVLGVLEIGHHQSFAEIESTFLTECARQLGIAIASARGRAKIQSLLEETQVQSEELLTQHAELENLNTELEAQTLRLQSSEEELKVQHEELMQSNQELEERSKLLEDKNLLIAERNLEIQQKAEELALSTKYKSEFLANMSHELRTPLNSILLLSRLLSENNEHNLSADQIESAKVIQSSGTSLLTLIDEILDLSKIESGKMTLEYATLNLNDISADLNNLFLPIVNEKGLTFTINIDPGVNKNFQGDRLRIDQVLRNLISNAVKFTAAGEVRLDIYEDSTDKDKLVFAVIDSGIGIPLEKQKIIFEAFQQADGSTRRKFGGTGLGLSISREIARLLGGEIRLESEEGKGSTFLFVIPNHPVEPGELRTKEELLVEEIHSEIEEVRELVADDVYNPATIRIPEELPDDRDSIVEGDKVILIVEDDINFAKALLKYTHSQHYKGVVVVRGDHALPAAKKYHPQAVLLDIQLPIMDGWAVMDELKGDKTTRHIPVHIMSSLEVKKESLLKGAIDFINKPVALEQMTSVFQKIESALSRSPKKVLIVEENPKHASALAYFLSSFNISLEVKDNVEDSITALGTAEVDCVILDMGVPDEMGYNTLEAIKQHEGLENLPIIIFTGKNLSKSEELKIKKYADSVVVKTAHSYQRILDEVGLFLHLIEINSSDDVRRKNNGLGALTDVLKGKKVLVADDDVRNIFSMTKALEKFQVQVIPAMDGKEALDVLRSGEAIDIVLMDMMMPEMDGYETIRNIRQTPQFAALPIIAVTAKSMIGDREKCIQAGASDYISKPVDIDQLLSLLRVWLYEN; via the coding sequence ATGCCAAATAAAACACTTAATAACTTATCTATAGGAATTGGTTTTTCACTACTTGCCCTGTTGGTGAGTTCTATAGCATCGTATCTGGGGATTAAAGAACAGAATAAACACCGTCAGGAGCTGGCCGTTACCCGAAAAATAATCAGTTTATCAAATATTATCCTTAACTCTCTGCAAGGGGCAGAAACGGGAAACAGGGGGTATCTGCTCACGGGGAAGGAGAATTACCTGGAACCATTCAACCAGGCTTTAGCGAGCCTACCGGGTGAGTTGAAGGAAATAAAGGAGCTTACGAAAGCAGATCCTGAGCAAAATGTTCGCGTAGATAGTTTATTTACAGCGGCCCAGCAAAGGTTAGCCGTATTAAAGGAGTCGGTGAATGTCAAAAGGAACGGTGGGACTGTTAGTCTGGCGCAGCTGGACGAGAGCAAATCCGCCATGGACAAGTGCCGTAGCATCATTAAGGATATTATTCATTTCGAAGATGATGGTATCGATCAGAAATCTATCAATTTAGATAATTCTTCGTTTATAACGACCTTATTTATTGTGATCAGTGCATTGCTATCACTGGTGATTACGGCATACTTTTATTTTCGGTTAAGGGCAGACTTTCTTAAACGCTTAGCACTGGAAAAGTCGCTCCGTGAGAAGGATGAAGGGATTGCCCGCAGATTAAATATGGTTCAAAAGATCACTAATCGTATTGCGCTAGGGGATTATGATGTCAAAGCGGAGGATATTGAGGAAGACGACCTTGGTGCGATAGCAAAATCCGTTAACCGGATGTCAAAAGCCTTAAAGAAATCATTCGATCAGCTTAAAGATAACGACTGGCTGCACATGGGATATGCCGATCTTTATACCGGATTGGTCGGTAACAAAACCGAACGGATACTTACCACAGATTCGGTAAGGGGATTGGTCAATTATATAGGGGCTATTACCGGAGCGATTTATGTTTTTAATGAGGAAAAACTTGAACTATCTGGCGCTTACGGATTGGACCCAAAAGCACAGCAATATTTTCTCCCAAATGAAGGTTATGTCGGACAGGTCTTTGTTGATCGGGAAACGAAAATTATAAATAATATAAACACGGAAGACTATATCGTGAGTTTTGCCAGTGGAAAGGTCAATGTACAGCACCTTATTTTTGTACCTATTGTATTGGCTGATCAGGTATTGGGTGTGCTGGAGATCGGGCACCATCAGTCGTTTGCGGAAATTGAATCAACATTTCTGACGGAATGTGCCAGACAACTTGGTATCGCTATCGCTTCGGCGAGGGGCCGGGCTAAAATTCAGTCACTTTTGGAAGAAACTCAAGTACAATCTGAAGAATTGTTGACCCAGCATGCGGAGCTGGAGAATCTGAATACGGAATTGGAGGCGCAGACCTTGCGTCTGCAGTCTTCCGAGGAGGAGCTGAAGGTGCAGCATGAGGAATTGATGCAATCAAACCAAGAACTGGAAGAACGTTCAAAACTGTTGGAAGACAAAAATCTATTGATTGCCGAACGTAACCTGGAAATTCAGCAGAAAGCGGAAGAACTCGCTTTAAGTACCAAATATAAGTCTGAGTTTTTGGCAAATATGTCCCATGAGCTGCGTACACCGTTAAACTCCATCCTGCTACTTTCGCGTTTGCTATCTGAGAATAATGAACACAATCTTAGCGCTGACCAGATCGAATCCGCTAAAGTGATCCAAAGCTCGGGAACGAGCCTTTTAACCTTGATCGACGAGATATTGGATCTTTCAAAAATTGAGTCGGGTAAAATGACATTGGAGTATGCGACACTGAATTTAAATGATATCTCGGCAGATCTGAATAATTTATTTCTTCCGATTGTCAATGAGAAGGGCCTGACTTTCACAATCAATATTGATCCCGGGGTCAATAAAAATTTTCAGGGCGACCGGCTTAGAATTGATCAGGTGCTACGGAATCTAATTTCAAATGCGGTTAAATTTACAGCAGCCGGTGAGGTGAGACTGGATATTTACGAGGATAGTACCGATAAGGATAAGCTTGTTTTTGCCGTGATCGATTCGGGTATAGGGATTCCGCTGGAAAAACAGAAGATAATTTTCGAGGCTTTCCAACAGGCGGATGGTTCGACAAGACGAAAATTTGGAGGGACAGGACTAGGTTTGTCTATCAGTAGAGAGATTGCACGCTTGCTGGGCGGTGAAATCAGGCTTGAGAGTGAGGAAGGAAAGGGAAGCACGTTCTTATTTGTTATTCCGAATCATCCGGTAGAGCCCGGGGAGCTGCGTACGAAAGAAGAATTGCTTGTAGAAGAGATCCATTCTGAAATAGAGGAGGTGCGCGAGCTTGTGGCGGACGATGTGTATAATCCTGCCACAATACGTATTCCAGAGGAGTTGCCTGATGATCGGGATAGCATTGTTGAAGGCGATAAGGTTATTCTGATTGTCGAAGATGATATCAATTTTGCGAAAGCATTATTGAAATACACGCATAGTCAGCACTACAAGGGTGTTGTTGTTGTACGCGGGGATCATGCACTGCCAGCGGCCAAGAAATATCACCCACAAGCGGTTCTATTAGATATTCAGCTGCCAATCATGGATGGCTGGGCAGTAATGGATGAGTTAAAAGGGGATAAGACCACAAGACATATTCCGGTACATATCATGTCTTCACTTGAAGTGAAAAAGGAGAGTCTGTTAAAAGGTGCAATTGATTTTATCAATAAACCCGTCGCTTTGGAGCAAATGACATCTGTTTTTCAGAAAATCGAATCTGCTTTGAGTAGGTCTCCTAAGAAGGTGCTGATTGTCGAAGAGAATCCTAAACATGCTAGCGCATTGGCTTATTTTTTAAGTAGTTTTAATATTTCACTTGAAGTAAAAGATAATGTTGAAGATAGCATCACAGCGTTGGGGACTGCTGAGGTAGACTGCGTAATTTTGGATATGGGTGTTCCCGATGAAATGGGTTATAATACCCTGGAGGCTATCAAACAGCATGAGGGACTTGAAAATTTACCGATTATCATATTTACGGGTAAAAATCTGTCGAAGTCAGAAGAGCTGAAGATTAAAAAATATGCAGATTCGGTAGTTGTTAAGACTGCACATTCTTATCAACGGATTTTGGATGAGGTCGGCTTATTTCTGCATTTGATTGAGATAAACAGCTCGGATGATGTGCGACGAAAAAACAACGGACTTGGCGCATTAACGGATGTGCTGAAAGGAAAAAAAGTGCTGGTGGCCGATGATGACGTTCGCAATATATTCTCGATGACAAAAGCGTTGGAGAAATTTCAGGTACAAGTTATTCCAGCAATGGATGGCAAGGAGGCGCTGGACGTATTGCGCTCGGGTGAAGCGATTGATATTGTGCTGATGGATATGATGATGCCCGAAATGGATGGGTATGAAACAATCAGGAATATCAGGCAAACACCTCAATTTGCGGCATTGCCGATTATCGCAGTCACCGCAAAATCAATGATTGGCGATCGCGAAAAGTGTATACAGGCCGGAGCTTCGGACTATATATCGAAACCTGTGGATATAGACCAGCTATTGTCGTTACTGCGTGTATGGTTATATGAAAATTAA
- a CDS encoding response regulator, which produces MNQNKVILIVDDDNRNIFALGLTLRARGYQVVSCTLAKDAIQLLEEGNDISLVLMDMMMPEIDGYEAIRLIKASTVIKDLPIIAVTAQAMPGDREKCLASGAKAYVSKPIDVDLLLTEIERLI; this is translated from the coding sequence ATGAATCAAAATAAAGTGATATTAATTGTAGACGATGACAACCGGAATATTTTTGCGCTCGGTTTGACCTTGAGAGCGAGAGGATACCAGGTTGTCAGTTGTACTTTAGCAAAGGATGCAATTCAACTTTTGGAAGAGGGAAATGATATTTCATTGGTGCTAATGGATATGATGATGCCTGAGATTGATGGCTATGAAGCGATTCGTTTGATTAAGGCTTCCACGGTCATTAAAGATCTTCCCATTATAGCTGTAACTGCCCAGGCAATGCCTGGGGATCGGGAGAAATGTCTGGCATCGGGGGCGAAGGCTTATGTTTCAAAACCGATTGATGTTGATTTGCTGTTGACAGAAATAGAACGATTGATATAG
- a CDS encoding ATP-dependent DNA ligase, with protein sequence MIEFATLINALDSSNKASLKKEAIIRFLTFAPEKDKRWFLALMTGKRPRRAISAKELKTWVMEITGIPEWLFIECYAAVGDLSETLALLLPPASEKIDKSLSEWMEEILQLANASMEEKKAFVLTSWNKLNTIERFIFNKLLGGSFRLGISSKGLINTIATHLQIEPSIVTHSIMGEWNPHEYAFDKLVRGEYSDTSLSKPYPFCLAYPVEKEVEELGLIAEWQCEYKWDGIRGQLIKRSDEIFIWSRGEELVTVQFPEITDALKQWKGSFVLDGEILAAKEGQILNFNELQKRINRKVISKTLREEVPIVAYLYDLLELDGKDLRSEPLQERRKLLEQLCQGQVGPTIQLSPLIHGENWSDLRKLQAASRALNSEGIMLKKKDSIYYVGRKKGGWWKWKVNPMTIDAVLIYAQKGSGRRSAHYTDYTFAVKDGDHLVSIAKAYSGLTDKEILEVSRYIRQNAVEKFGPVRTVKPELVFEIAFEGIGYSKRHKSGVALRFPRILRWRRDKKAADIDTLENIKKLIP encoded by the coding sequence ATGATAGAATTTGCGACATTGATCAATGCGCTGGACAGCAGCAATAAAGCCAGTTTAAAAAAAGAAGCGATTATCCGCTTTTTAACCTTTGCACCTGAGAAAGATAAACGCTGGTTTCTCGCTTTAATGACCGGCAAAAGGCCAAGGCGTGCGATTTCCGCCAAAGAACTTAAAACTTGGGTAATGGAAATTACCGGTATTCCAGAATGGTTGTTTATCGAATGCTACGCTGCTGTCGGTGACCTCTCCGAAACCTTAGCTTTATTACTGCCCCCCGCATCTGAAAAAATAGACAAAAGTCTCAGCGAATGGATGGAAGAAATCCTACAGTTGGCAAATGCTTCAATGGAAGAAAAAAAAGCTTTTGTGCTCACTTCCTGGAACAAGCTCAACACCATTGAGCGTTTTATTTTCAACAAATTGTTGGGTGGCAGCTTTCGCTTAGGAATATCGTCCAAAGGGCTGATAAATACCATTGCGACACATCTCCAGATCGAACCAAGTATTGTTACCCACAGTATTATGGGCGAGTGGAATCCTCATGAATACGCATTTGACAAACTCGTTCGTGGCGAATATAGCGATACCAGCCTCTCAAAACCATATCCCTTTTGTCTGGCCTACCCTGTTGAAAAAGAAGTGGAAGAACTCGGTCTGATTGCGGAATGGCAATGCGAATACAAATGGGACGGTATACGCGGACAGCTGATAAAACGAAGCGACGAAATCTTTATCTGGTCAAGAGGCGAGGAACTTGTCACTGTACAGTTCCCAGAGATCACCGATGCGCTCAAACAATGGAAAGGGAGCTTTGTCTTGGATGGTGAAATCCTCGCCGCGAAAGAAGGTCAGATATTGAATTTTAATGAACTACAAAAAAGGATCAATCGCAAGGTAATTTCCAAGACTTTACGTGAAGAAGTCCCTATTGTTGCATACCTTTATGATTTATTGGAGCTGGATGGTAAAGACCTCCGATCTGAGCCGCTGCAAGAAAGGCGTAAATTATTGGAACAGTTGTGCCAAGGTCAAGTTGGTCCCACAATCCAATTGTCTCCACTTATTCATGGTGAAAATTGGTCCGACCTACGGAAATTACAAGCGGCCTCACGTGCGCTGAACAGTGAAGGCATTATGCTTAAAAAGAAAGACTCCATCTATTATGTTGGCCGAAAAAAAGGTGGCTGGTGGAAATGGAAAGTCAATCCCATGACCATTGATGCCGTGTTGATATATGCACAAAAGGGCAGCGGTCGCAGAAGTGCACATTATACAGACTATACCTTTGCGGTTAAAGATGGTGATCACTTAGTAAGCATTGCAAAAGCATATTCAGGACTCACAGATAAAGAGATACTAGAGGTCAGTCGCTATATTCGGCAGAATGCCGTGGAGAAATTCGGACCCGTAAGAACTGTTAAACCCGAACTTGTATTTGAAATTGCCTTCGAAGGAATAGGCTACAGCAAACGCCACAAATCGGGGGTCGCCCTGCGCTTCCCACGCATTTTGCGTTGGCGCAGGGACAAAAAAGCAGCGGATATAGATACATTGGAAAATATTAAAAAACTAATACCATAA
- a CDS encoding MGMT family protein, translated as MDETFKQQVYELARLIPKGRVSTYGAIAKALGYPNHSRHVGKAMGGCPKDVPAHRVISSGGVLSVPEFQSKLENEGVGINNLRIKDFKKIFWNPMDEV; from the coding sequence ATGGATGAAACATTCAAACAGCAGGTGTATGAATTGGCGAGACTAATTCCAAAAGGGCGAGTCTCAACTTATGGCGCAATTGCTAAAGCGCTGGGGTATCCAAATCATTCCCGCCATGTTGGAAAAGCAATGGGGGGGTGTCCCAAAGATGTGCCTGCGCATCGAGTGATTTCAAGTGGCGGAGTACTGTCGGTTCCAGAGTTTCAGTCTAAACTGGAGAACGAAGGTGTTGGAATAAATAATCTCAGGATCAAGGATTTTAAAAAGATATTTTGGAATCCGATGGATGAAGTTTAA
- a CDS encoding protein-glutamate O-methyltransferase CheR, giving the protein MLGHNIIKDEEIDILLEDIYRRYGYDFMQYSRASIKRRINRIMTNDRFASFAELRFALKDDPEFLQHFVEEITVNLTEMFRDPLFFRQLREEILPQLGTYPLIRIWIAGCSSGEEAYSLAILLKEANLHHKSLIYATDINPRVLEIARNGIYPLSQIKSFSENYIESGGKQDFSNYYTANYEWAKFDPELKQKMILSTHNLVSDTSFNSFQLILCRNVLIYFNKDLQDRVFKLFDVSLENLGYLALGSKETIRFSSIQQNFTAVGDQKIWKKLYSL; this is encoded by the coding sequence ATGTTAGGTCATAATATAATTAAAGATGAGGAGATCGATATTTTATTGGAAGATATCTATCGGCGCTATGGCTACGATTTTATGCAGTATAGTCGCGCATCAATCAAAAGAAGGATCAACCGGATTATGACGAATGACCGATTTGCGAGTTTTGCCGAGCTCCGATTCGCATTGAAAGACGACCCGGAGTTTCTGCAGCATTTTGTGGAGGAGATTACGGTGAATTTGACGGAGATGTTTAGGGATCCCTTGTTTTTCCGGCAATTGCGTGAGGAGATTTTGCCGCAACTGGGAACCTATCCGCTGATTCGGATTTGGATCGCTGGATGCTCAAGTGGAGAGGAGGCTTATTCGCTGGCAATTTTATTGAAGGAGGCCAATCTGCATCATAAATCATTGATCTATGCAACGGATATTAATCCGCGGGTGTTAGAAATAGCGCGTAATGGAATATATCCGTTAAGCCAGATTAAGTCGTTTTCAGAAAACTATATTGAATCCGGTGGAAAGCAAGACTTTTCTAATTATTATACGGCAAATTATGAATGGGCGAAATTTGATCCGGAGCTGAAACAAAAAATGATCCTATCAACCCATAACTTGGTGTCAGACACCTCGTTTAACAGCTTTCAATTGATACTGTGCCGGAACGTGTTGATTTATTTCAACAAGGATTTACAAGACCGCGTTTTTAAGCTATTTGATGTAAGTCTGGAAAATTTGGGATATCTTGCATTGGGCAGTAAGGAAACCATAAGGTTCTCCAGTATACAACAGAATTTCACCGCAGTGGGTGATCAAAAAATTTGGAAAAAACTTTATTCGTTATAA
- a CDS encoding DUF1697 domain-containing protein — MKYCAFLRGVNVKGTNMKMVDVCQVFKDVGMDHVSSVLASGNIVFSSDRSAKELKIVLEAAMSSYFSYEAFLFIKSQEETNLFWSSIPFEKHPDFHIYGFVGLHGIEEVLMDEFNKSAKADNEKAEVINGLFYWQIPKGNTLDSTFGKVLGKKSLKDKFTSRNVNTFEKILKIMH; from the coding sequence ATGAAATACTGCGCTTTTCTACGAGGGGTAAATGTAAAGGGAACCAACATGAAGATGGTCGATGTATGCCAGGTATTTAAAGATGTTGGGATGGATCATGTGAGTTCAGTGTTGGCTTCCGGAAATATTGTTTTTTCTTCGGATAGGTCTGCGAAAGAACTTAAAATAGTTCTGGAAGCAGCGATGTCCAGTTACTTTTCCTATGAAGCCTTTCTTTTCATTAAGTCGCAGGAAGAAACGAATTTATTTTGGAGTAGCATTCCCTTTGAAAAACATCCTGATTTTCATATTTATGGTTTTGTAGGTTTACATGGGATAGAAGAAGTACTCATGGATGAATTTAATAAAAGTGCCAAAGCCGATAATGAAAAAGCGGAAGTGATCAATGGACTGTTTTACTGGCAGATCCCCAAAGGAAATACATTGGATTCAACATTCGGAAAAGTTTTGGGTAAGAAAAGTCTGAAAGATAAGTTCACCAGCAGGAATGTGAATACATTTGAAAAAATTTTGAAGATCATGCATTAA
- a CDS encoding ligase-associated DNA damage response exonuclease, with product MIQFTSKGIYCIPGKFYLDPWQPVDLAIITHGHADHARPGMNKYLCHHFTVGILKSRIGSDIRIEGLAYNQTIQINGVKISLHPAGHIIGSAQIRLEYKGKVTVFTGDYKIQDDGLSTPFEPVKCHELITESTFGLPLYRWESVEIQNQRLNAWITHNQGYKKTSVFIGYSLGKSQRILNAVKDMGQIYVHNSIAKLNMAYSDAGIKLPSYQIIDPMTDMKQLDGKIVLLPPALLDTQLLQKIPHVAYAICSGWMQIRGARRWRSADAGFAISDHADWNGLLQAVKESEAEKVYVTHGQTASFSKYLNEIGIEAEEVNTNYGEELSV from the coding sequence ATGATTCAATTCACATCAAAAGGCATTTATTGTATTCCCGGCAAATTTTACCTGGACCCATGGCAACCGGTTGATCTTGCTATCATTACACATGGCCATGCAGACCATGCGCGCCCGGGCATGAACAAGTATCTTTGTCACCATTTTACCGTTGGTATATTGAAAAGTCGTATTGGGTCCGATATTCGGATTGAAGGCTTAGCTTACAACCAGACGATCCAGATCAACGGTGTAAAAATTTCTTTACATCCTGCAGGGCATATCATTGGCTCAGCACAGATACGATTGGAATACAAAGGTAAAGTGACGGTCTTTACCGGAGATTACAAGATCCAGGATGATGGGCTGTCTACCCCATTTGAACCCGTAAAATGTCATGAGCTAATTACCGAAAGTACTTTTGGTCTGCCGCTCTATCGCTGGGAAAGTGTCGAAATCCAAAATCAACGATTAAATGCATGGATCACACACAATCAGGGATACAAAAAGACATCCGTATTTATTGGCTACTCATTGGGCAAGTCCCAAAGGATATTAAATGCGGTAAAGGATATGGGCCAAATATATGTGCATAATAGTATCGCTAAATTAAATATGGCCTATAGCGATGCCGGTATAAAATTACCATCCTATCAAATTATCGACCCGATGACGGATATGAAACAGCTCGACGGCAAGATCGTATTGCTACCACCGGCATTACTTGATACGCAACTGCTCCAAAAGATACCACATGTTGCCTATGCGATCTGCTCCGGCTGGATGCAAATCCGTGGTGCACGAAGATGGCGCAGCGCAGATGCAGGTTTCGCTATCAGCGATCATGCGGACTGGAATGGATTGCTGCAGGCAGTAAAGGAAAGTGAGGCTGAAAAAGTGTATGTCACGCATGGACAGACAGCCTCATTCAGCAAATATCTAAATGAAATAGGTATTGAAGCCGAGGAAGTAAATACGAATTACGGAGAAGAATTAAGCGTATGA